A stretch of the Anaerolineae bacterium genome encodes the following:
- a CDS encoding cytochrome c maturation protein CcmE, with amino-acid sequence MTTEGQGHDMEMPAASKPRPTKFIVGGFIIVAVVVYLIVSSLGGSTAYYLTVAELRAKGPAAVGQKVRVSGVVDGTTIQYDQQNLILRFDIVDNSGRLPVVYHGPRPDMFQDQAEAVVEGKLNADGVFEASNLLLKCPSKYEAAATATASPR; translated from the coding sequence ATGACGACGGAAGGACAAGGACATGACATGGAAATGCCGGCGGCGAGCAAGCCCCGCCCCACCAAGTTCATCGTGGGTGGGTTCATCATCGTCGCCGTAGTGGTATACCTGATTGTCTCCAGCCTAGGGGGCTCCACCGCCTACTATCTGACCGTGGCCGAACTGCGGGCCAAGGGGCCGGCGGCCGTGGGCCAGAAGGTGCGGGTCAGCGGTGTGGTGGACGGCACCACCATCCAGTACGACCAACAGAACCTGATCCTGCGCTTTGACATCGTGGATAACAGCGGCCGCCTGCCGGTGGTGTATCACGGCCCGCGGCCGGATATGTTCCAGGACCAGGCAGAGGCGGTGGTGGAGGGGAAGCTGAACGCCGACGGCGTGTTCGAGGCTTCCAACCTACTGTTGAAATGCCCTTCGAAATATGAGGCCGCGGCGACCGCTACCGCATCCCCGCGGTAA